A window of the Penaeus monodon isolate SGIC_2016 chromosome 11, NSTDA_Pmon_1, whole genome shotgun sequence genome harbors these coding sequences:
- the LOC119578555 gene encoding uncharacterized protein LOC119578555, with product MECSVKFLFAVILVILAEASLGALISQKHFAQSPVLLPPPESSLDCPCSQDLLCMPLAQAKEKSPSTPHVQEYVKKSAKKEVFAFVLKCDSSVWSKFDWTKLTTIAIAGFYDPHLVCFAHQHGVKVVKLGNFPTSKLPNATARANWVDMQASDTALKFLDGINIDYEMPFNQTSRAKRPQALSRDCKCPRLHARSHVLVIFVWIYGGPGRRRPLRHLRAVDELLKLAGSAGDAHPQHPGRIDAIAALMGNKVLFVLEYSISARV from the exons ATGGAATGTAGTGTGAAATTTTTATTTGCCGTAATATTGGTGATCCTTGCTGAAGCGAGCCTGGGGGCCTTGATCAGCCAGAAGCATTTTGCGCAGAGTCCAGTGTTGCTCCCTCCCCCTGAGAGCAGCCTGGATTGTCCATGTAGCCAAGACCTGCTATGTATGCCCCTTGCTCAAGCCAAGGAGAAAAGTCCTTCCACACCTCATGTTCAGGAATATGTCAAAAAGTCTGCAAAGAAAGAG GTATTTGCATTTGTTCTTAAGTGTGATTCTTCAGTATGGAGCAAGTTTGACTGGACCAAACTAACAACAATTGCTATTGCTGGTTTTTATGATCCCCATCTTGTGTGCTTTGCTCATCAGCATGGAGTAAAAGTTGTCAAACTAG GTAACTTCCCAACAAGCAAACTGCCCAATGCCACTGCTCGGGCAAACTGGGTTGACATGCAAGCCAGTGACACTGCCCTTAAATTCTTGGACGGAATAAACATTGACTATGAGATGCCATTCAACCAAACATCCAGAGCAAAAAGGCCCCAAGCCTTGTCCAGAGactgcaaat gtcctcggCTACAtgctcgttcacacgtcctcgtaatcttcgtctggatctacggtgGTCCAGGCAGGAGACGTCCTttgcggcatctcagggcggttGACGAGCTCCTGAAGTTGGCTGGATCTGCAGGcgacgcccatccacagcatcctggg
- the LOC119578932 gene encoding di-N-acetylchitobiase-like, which translates to MECSVKFLFAVILVILAEASLGALISQKHFAQSPVLLPPPESSLDCPCSQDLLCMPLAQAKEKSPSTPHVQEYVKKSAKKEVFAFVLKCDSSVWSKFDWTKLTTIAIAGFYDPHLVCFAHQHGVKVVKLGNFPTSKLPNATARANWVDMQASDTALKFLDGINIDYEDAIQPNTPEQKGLTSLVRETASVFHSILPGSQVSFDVAWSADGIDGRFYEYKAIANYSDLIFIMAYDEQSQILEGPCTARPNSGIYKTAQGIESYINLGIPPQKMILGVPWYGYNYPCINLDKNGTCFIKEVPFRGVNCSDAAGKEYPYSYMVSTLEANHAQYHWDKNSLSPWFNVKDSSTGQMHQMRYDDERSLAYKYAVALSRGLSIGIFTVNYLDYSASATAIHHRKVMWGLLPPSV; encoded by the exons ATGGAATGTAGTGTGAAATTTTTATTTGCCGTAATATTGGTGATCCTTGCTGAAGCGAGCCTGGGGGCCTTGATCAGCCAGAAGCATTTTGCGCAGAGTCCAGTGTTGCTCCCTCCCCCTGAGAGCAGCCTGGATTGTCCATGTAGCCAAGACCTGCTATGTATGCCCCTTGCTCAAGCCAAGGAGAAAAGTCCTTCCACACCTCATGTTCAGGAATATGTCAAAAAGTCTGCAAAGAAAGAG GTATTTGCATTTGTTCTTAAGTGTGATTCTTCAGTATGGAGCAAGTTTGACTGGACCAAACTAACAACAATTGCTATTGCTGGTTTTTATGATCCCCATCTTGTGTGCTTTGCTCATCAGCATGGAGTAAAAGTTGTCAAACTAG GTAACTTCCCAACAAGCAAACTGCCCAATGCCACTGCTCGGGCAAACTGGGTTGACATGCAAGCCAGTGACACTGCCCTTAAATTCTTGGACGGAATAAACATTGACTATGAGGATGCCATTCAACCAAACACTCCAGAGCAAAAAGGCCTCACAAGCCTTGTCCGAGAGACTGCAAGTGTTTTTCACTCCATCTTGCCTGGATCACAG GTATCCTTTGATGTTGCATGGTCAGCAGATGGCATAGATGGACGATTTTACGAGTATAAAGCTATTGCTAATTACAGTGATCTGATATTCATTATGGCCTACGATGAGCAGAGTCAGATATTAGAAGGCCCTTGTACTGCTAG ACCAAATTCAGGCATCTACAAGACAGCACAAGGGATAGAGTCATACATAAATTTGGGTATTCCTCCCCAGAAGATGATTCTGGGTGTTCCCTGGTATGGGTACAACTACCCATGCATTAACTTGGATAAG AATGGAACATGTTTCATCAAGGAAGTCCCCTTCCGAGGTGTAAATTGCAGTGACGCAGCTGGGAAGGAATATCCTTACAGCTACATGGTCAGCACTCTGGAGGCAAATCATGCACAGTACCACTGGGACAAGAACTCTCTTAGTCCTTGGTTTAATGTCAAG GATAGCAGCACGGGTCAGATGCACCAAATGCGTTATGATGATGAGAGAAGCTTGGCTTATAAATATGCAGTAGCATTGTCAAGGGGCCTGAGCATTGGAATTTTTACAGTCAATTACCTTGACTACTCTGCTTCAGCAACTGCCATACATCACCGAAAAGTTATGTGGGGACTCTTGCCACCATCAGTGTAG
- the LOC119578557 gene encoding protein starmaker-like, producing MLDWGYSSPRGVFFLVTSQTTQSTTKTTTKTTQSDNKPKDDDDKTTTHNATTKPRDNDDNDEKTNATKRHNDDTTTRQRQRQQKRPTRQRRQQRRHNTTKRRQRRQKHDDDDKDKDTRRKNATTTRQKTHDDNHDKDQDDNKDDKNATTTTTTNRQQRRQHDATTTHNDDNRRQQHKDNATQRRHNTQKRDNKTTTKRRNDTKRRQTTTTQRRNNTTTTRRTTHKETNKDNDNDPQTTPKTRQRQQHTTTRQHTKDNDTKRHNATTTTRQQRHTTTTTRNNGQKRDKKTHDDKDDTTTTTKRQQDDNNVNNDTTKTKTRDKNPDNNDDNNDDTTQQRRQQKDDNKTKDNERQRRQHDDTKNDKDDKSDKKATTKRRQRHKNGRRQQRRHNDDDNANNDETTRHKDDNNDDDNETTTHKNGKNNDDKRQQHDNKDDQSDTKKQRRQTRQQRHNNDDKNETTTTTHATKTTKQRHKNDDDNDDNNATNDKARQKRQRTTKTTQRRRPTTTTTKRQNDDTKTTKTTTNDDDKATTKTTKTTTRQQRHKDNDDDNDTTRRQQRRTKATTTTTKTRQRQQQRQRQQRDNRQRRQTRQKRDTRNKDDDNDDDKDDNKTTKRDDNETTTDDNTHDDNTTYDTTTTTTTTTKTTTTDDNRRQQRRQKRTTRNNRRQRRRHDDDKERKRDNARQRRQQKTQRRRQRAKTTTKTRNETKPRPTTKTTRPQRRRQRRRQDTTRRQRRNDDTTRRQRDNTTTNATTTQHDDDNNKNDATTRQRRQQRRQSTQRTITTRQRHKRRQKPTTTTPKNDRQRHATRTKRRQRDNTTTTKTQRRRQDDDNDDTTRQRRQRDKDDDNTTTTHDNDTNDDNRRQRRR from the exons ATGCTCGACTGGGGATATTCCTCCCCCAGGGGAGT CTTTTTCCTCGTTACTTCTCAAACGACACAAAGCACGAcgaaaacaacgacaaaaacgaCGCAAAGCGACAACAAACCCAAAGACGACGACGACAAAACAACAACGCACAACGCGACAACAAAGCCACGCGACAACGACGACAACGACGAAAAAACCAACGCGACAAAACGACACAACGACGACACAACGACGAGACAaagacaacgacaacaaaaacggCCAACACGACAACGACGACAACAAAGACGACACAACACGACAAAACGACGACAACGACGACAAAAacacgacgacgacgacaaagacaaagacacacgACGCAAAAACGCAACGACAACGAGACAAAAAACCCACGACGACAACCACGACAAAGACCAAGACGACAACAAAGACGACAAAAACgcgacaacaacgacgacaacaaaccgacaacaacgacgacaacacGACGCGACAACGACACACAACGACGACAACCGACGACAACAACACAAAGACAACGCGACACAACGACGACACAACACGCAAAAACGCGACAACAAAACGACAACAAAGCGACGAAACGACACCAAAAGACGACAGACGACAACGACACAACGACGAAACAACACGACGACAACGCGACGGACAACGCACAAAGAGACCAACAAAGACAACGACAACGACCCACAAACGACGCCAAAAACACGACAAAGACAACAACACACGacaacacgacaacacacaaaAGACAACGACACAAAACGACACAACGCGACAACAACGACGCGACAACAACGACACACAACGACGACAACGCGAAACAACGGacaaaaacgagacaaaaaaacCCACGACGACAAAGACGACACAACGACAACGACAAAGCGACAACAAGACGACAACAACGTGAACAACGACACGACAAAGACGAAAACACGGGACAAAAACCCagacaacaacgacgacaacaacgacgacaCAACACAACAAAGACGACAACAAAAAGACGACAACAAGACGAAAGACAACGAACGACAAAGACGACAACACGACGACACAAAGAACGACAAAGACGACAAAAGCGACAAAAAAGCGACAACAAAACGACGACAACGACACAAAAACGGGCgacgacaacaacgacgacaCAACGACGACGACAACGCAAACAACGACGAAACAACGCGACACAAAgacgacaacaacgacgacgacaacgaGACGACAAC acacaaaaacggaaaaaacaacGACGACAAACGACAACAACACGACAACAAAGACGACCAAAGCGACACAAAGAAACAACGACGACAAACCCGACAACAACGACACAACAACGACGACAAAAACGAGACGACAACGACGACACACGCGACAAAAACGACGAAACAACGACACAAAaacgacgacgacaacgacgacaacaacgCGACAAACGACAAAGCACGACAAAAGCGACAACGCACAACAAAGACGACGCAACGACGACGACCGACGACAACGACGACAAAGCGACAAAACGACGACACAAAGACGACAAAGACGACAACCAACGACGACGACAAAGCGACAACAAAGACGACAAAGACGACAACGAGACAACAACGACACAAAgacaacgacgacgacaacgacACAACAAGACGACAACAAAGACGGACAAAAGCGACGACAACGACGACAAAAAcgcgacaacgacaacaacaaagacaaagacaacaaCGAGACAACCGACAAAGACGACAAACGAGACAAAAACGAGACACACGAAACAAAgacgacgacaacgacgacgacaaAGACGACAACAAGACGACAAAACGCGACGACAACGAGACGACAACCGACGACAACACAC ACGACGACAACACGACATACGACACGACAACGACGACAACGACGACAACAAAGACAACGACAACCGACGACAACCgacgacaacaacgacgacaaaaACGCACAACACGCAACAACcgacgacaacgacgacgacaCGACGACGACAAAGAACGAAAACGCGACAACGCGCGACAAAGACGACAACAAAAGACACAACGACGACGACAACGCGCAAAAACGACGACAAAGACGAGAAACGAGACAAAACCCCGACCCACAACAAAGACGACACGACCACAACGACGACGACAAAGACGACGACAAGACACAACGCGACGACAACGACGCAACGACGACACAACGCGACGACAACGCGACAACACGACGACCAACGCGACAACGACACAAcacgacgacgacaacaacaaaaacgacgcCACAACGcgacaacgacgacaacaacgacgacaaagCACACAAAGAACGATAACGACGAGACAAAGACACAAAAGACGACAAAAACCGACGACAACGACGCCCAAAAACGACAGACAACGACACGCAACACGAACGAAAAGACGACAACGCGACAACACGACGACAACAAAGACACAAAGACGACGACAAGACGACGACAACGACGACACAACACGACAACGACGACAACGAGACAAAGACGACGACAACACGACGACAACGCACGATAACGACACAAACGACGACAACCGACGACAAAGACGACGATAA